ggctgccaaagcaacgccggcgcccgggcagcgaggcccgagcgaccaacggagcagcggcgcccgagTTGAGGCAGCTGACGAGCCTGACGCAGTTGTCCCGACGCAGCCGAGGACTAGGCCGACGAGGTAGACCGCCGGGCCGCCGTGCtgacgcggcggaggcgggtgatgtggatcgatgggcgggccggcgcgcgagcgACGACTATGATTGGCTggcgcatggcgcgaggccgccgggtcggggcgtgcaggtgtcccggtcggagcaaggcggtgacggccggcgcagggcgacgggcggaCCGACGCGCGGACGATGGCTGGCCCTAACGGGCCGCCTCGGCGTGCGTGGCCAccgggtcggaggagaggccggctggtcgtgccggggtcggagtagaggcgcacgggggtcgacggcggcggcggacgacgcaaaccgatcaagattagATCTGAAAACCAAAAGAAGAACGCCGATCAAAACGACTGGCGAAAGAGCGAAAAAACCGGGAGCAAGGGCTCAAGAAAAAgactctagggcagccggccaacacggccggcggacgaacctTAGGTACGGGCGatgcggcccccggcggcggtcatggaggccgaccgcccggaggcggcgcgcgggtgcggaagcggcggcggctagggtttgaatCGTGATTAgcctgataccatgttagaaaggAGAGAGAGATTTGATGGAATAGTTTGTTGTATTGCTTAAGCCTCATGGACATCTATATAGGAGTATATGATCTATTTGGAGTATAAATCAAGgtagaatatttcctagtctaactatGTTTCCTAATACTCAACATTTTAGAAAAATGCGTGCTCGCCAAACGCTCTTGTGTTTGGTTCTCGCCTCGCGCGCGGATTATTGCCCGGAGCGCTACGTGAACGTTGGACGACAGCTCGAGAGGCGCATATCTCTTTGATGATCCGATGCGTGCAGCACGCACGTTACCTACCGGCGCTTTTCTCCTATACTACTCGTTTTTTCCAACAACAAAAATGGTGGGAGACAAGCTTTGTGCTATCACCAATGACTAATCTGCAGTTGGCACATCAATTCACTCGATTGCCACGAGCCCATGATTAACCGACCTGATCACCAAACATATAAAACACTCCAAATTATAGACAACCTAACAGCAGCAGCGCTGAACTCCCCGAACTCCGAAATGTTCACTCGTTTATAACCAGTCGCCTCCAACTCAAAGGCCTCAGCATCCAAGATCCCATCACCACCACATACCAGGAACCCAGAGATCCAAGCGCTGAGCCACGGCTTGTCAATGGCAGCGGCGGCAGGAGGAGACGAGGTGAAGCTGCTAGGCGTGTGGGACAGCCCGTTCGTGAACAGGGTGCAGATCGTGCTCAACCTGAAGGGCATCAGCTACGAGTACGTCGAGGAAGACCTCCACAGCAagggcgagctcctcctcgcctCCAACCCCGTGCACAAGAAGGTGCCCGTCCTCATCCACAACGGCAAGCCCATCCCGGAGTCGCAGGTCATCGTGCAGTACATCGACGAGGCCTGGCGGGGCACCGGCCCGAGCGTCCTCCCCGCCGACCCGCACCAGCGCGCCACCGCCCGGTTCTGGGCCGCCTACGTCGACGACAAGGCAAGTATTACACGACGCACCGCCGTCTCTTCGCCGCGCGCTCTCTGTTTGATTCTTGTTTGGAAGCAATTAAGCTCGAAGCGACGCATGTGCTGCAGGTTGGGTCGCCGTGGTTCACCATCCTGTTCGCCCGCAAGACCGAGGAGAAGATGGAGGCGGCAGTGCGGGCCATCTCGGCGATGGAGACGCTGGAAGGCGCGTTCGGGGAAAGCTCCGGGGGGAAGCCGTTCTTCGGCGGCGACGGCATCGGGTTCGTCGACGTTGTGCTCGGCAGCTACCTGGGCTGGTTCGTGGTGATCGAGAAGATGATCGGCGTCAAGCTCCTGGACGCGGGGAGGACGCCGGCCCTGGCCGCGTGGGCTCAGCGGTTCAGGATGGCGGATGCGGTGAAGGGTGTCTTGCCTGAAGATGTCGATAAGGTGCTCGAGTTTTTGCAGACGTTCCTTGATTAGGTGCGTGGAACGCTGTCAGCGGTTTGGACTTTCGATTATTATCTTTCGAAATTTTTTGGACTTTCGATTTGTTTCTTTTCAAATGTGGGGCTGTAATGGGCCATCGCTTATTCCAGGCCAACAAAAAGGATTTAATAAAAGATGGCCCCAAATTAATTTTTTAACAATCCTCGCTGTCAGCTGTCAGGCCTCTTTTCAATACACAAATGCTTACAAGATCCTTAAGAACAGACTTAGAGTCTGGCCTCTTGAAGAATTCTACTAAGACAAAATCTCAAATCTTTGTTCAGGAAACTACAGATTTTGCAGGCCTGGACCTGGATTGATAGCACTCTTTAGATTTGGGTCATCATGTTTCACAAGAAAGGAATTGGCTGAGAACATCCATGTAATTTCTGCCTTTTCTACGTAACTTCCTTAATTATATGAAAATTACATTAAAAAGTTCTTAAAAATATTAAAACATTAAAAAGTTGTTTGCCAGACTTCAATGCATAGATGCTTAATTTGTTGTAACTAAGCTCTCTTCATTCAAAGAACTAGATAAATCGACTGGTGGTGGTGAGTGTTGAGTATATATTTGTGTTGCATGTATTATGTGTTGTAACCCACCTCCTAATTGTGTATAGTTGGATTGAGACCTACCATGTACTTATGTATACGTGCACCTGCACCCGATCAATGCAACGACTAATGTATTGCAACCTATTCCTCCACATAGTATCATCCTTTTCGATCCAACCCTAGggttcgccgccgccgctgccgccgcacccACCACCGCTGCACCCCGCCGTCGctgatgatgacatgtacctagggtagggtcataggcctgacctacatgccctacccaaggacactacacAAGAGGCCAAGGCCCACAAAGATAAACGAGAGATACCAACTGAAACCATGTGAAGTGTAATACACTCGACAGAAGATctcactcggatatcccaattccactcgaccatcgCTATTTCACTCGACCGTACAAAGATCCACTCGGAGTATAGAATACCTAGAGTCatcccaggatggcaacggtcaggcattcactccgtcGTCATAAGGACCATTTAAtacgggcgttaccagtaacgttcagGACTTAACTCTCATTGaacccctgtgtaactgagggctgcgaggggccggcgcactctatataagccacccctcccctctagcacaagggttcgcaccccctataactatTCAACACTCCAATCGACAAGCCTCctcggcaccgagacgtagggctgttacctcctccgagaggggtctgaactcgtaaatctgTGCGTACAACCTCGTCGTAGCTAGGACACTGCCCTCTCCTACATACCCCCTACTTCTACTGTCAGACTCGTTCCCATGACAGCCGTCGCGCCCCTCCCTCCCCTACCCCGCGCCGTTGCCGCTCGTGCAAGCCCGCTTCCGCCCGCCCCGCGCGCTACCCATAGCCGTTGCCTCGCCTCTCTCCATCGCGCCGCCCTATGCCTCCCATCGCGCcacccgacgccgctgccccttcctCCCCGCAGCCGCGCCCCCTTCCACAGCCGCCGCACCCCCTGCCGCCGCTGACCTCCTCCTCTCCCCACaaaaaaaccctaaccctagccgcgccgccatGTCTTCCCCGGGCTCCTCCACGACCCGCTCGTCAAACCCCTTCGCCGGCCCCGagtcctccgccgccgccaaccgTGACCTCAACATCGAGGTCCGGGTCCCTATCCGCCTCGACAGCTCCAACACGTCATACTACACGTGGAAGACCTACTTCAACCTCATCTTCCGTGAGTACTACCTCACCGAACATATCGATGCTTCCATGGATAGCGAGTACATGCGCGGCGATCCCGAGTGCTCCGCCATTGAGGCCACGATCATCCGATGGTTCTACCAGACGGTTTCGAAGGACATCTTCCACACGGTTGTCGATGAGGACGACGACGCCTGCGCCGTGTGGGCCAAGATCAACGCGCTCTTCACCGATAACAAACTTCAGCACcttgttttcttgcagcaggagTTCTTCGGCTGTCACCAGGACAACTCCACCATCGACGAGTACTGCATGAGGCTCAAGATGCTCGCCGACGAGCTTCGCGACATCGGTGCCAAGGTCTCTGACGACCTCATGTTGAGCACCCTCACCGCCGGCCTTAACGAGGACTTCGGCAATGCGACGTCCAACCTCACCGTGCTGTCGCAGCCCACTTTCCAGCGCGTCGTTGCGTACCTCAAACTTGTGGAGCGCCGGATGACGAAGCTGAAGCAGTGGGTCTAGcacaccgccctcgccgccggcaccacccgCGGCGGCCTTGCTCCTCCGGTCGCGCCCCGTCCGCCCGCGCCCTCCGGCTACTTCCCGCTGTCGCCCGCGCCCGCCGGCTACTCCCCGCTGCCGCCCGCACCGCCCGTACCTCCCCAGGAGCCGCAAGGTGGCGGGGGTCGGCCCAACCGGTGGGCGGCGGGGGTCGCCACCAGCAGCAGCCGCAaggtgcgcggggggggggggggggctaccagCAGCCTCCCCCGCCGTGGGCTGCCGGGCAGAACCCGTGGACGGGCATCGTCCACGCCTATCACATACCCGTCCCGCGGGCTCCTGCACTGGGTCTTCTTGGTCCTCGCCCCGCGGGCCACCAGACGTTCTTCGGCGCCCCTACCAGCCGTACGGTGCTCCCCTCGCGCCACCACCACTCGGTGGCTATGGCGCGCCTGCCTAGGCGCCACCCTACGGAGGCCAGCCGCCGCCACCAGTACCTCCACCGTGGGACCCCGCCCTCCTGGCCGCCCTTCACTCTGCGCCGTCGCCGAGTAACTATGGCGGTGGaggtgactggtacatggactcgggtgctattgcgcacatgacagctcatcccggtaacctgtCGTCTTCCACTCCCGTTAACACTCCCACTCGTATCACCGTTGGCAACAGTTCTTCTTTACCTATCACTCACGTCGGTAGTTCTAGTTTTCCTTCTAGTTCCACACCTATCACTATGTCTAATGTCATTATCTCACCTAACTTAGTCACTAGCTTAGTTTCTGTTTGTCGTCTTACTCGTGAGAATCCATCTACTGTTGAATTTGGCGGCgttggtttttctgtgaaggacgcccgtacccgGATAGTGCTTCACCGATGTGATAGCCCTGACGAGCTCTATCCCGTGCACgctgccgcctccacctccacacccGTCTCCCTCGCAGCCGGCATCGACCTTTGTCATGCTCGCTTGGGCCACCCCAACCCCGCCGTTTTGCGTCAGATTCTTaggagtttttctttctcatgtaataagctcgacgagcatacttgtgaggcttgtcgTTTGGGCAAGCACCTTTGTCTTCCCTTTAGTGCATCTACTACAGTTTCCACTTTTCTGTTTCAGttacttcatagtgatgtttggacgtctcccATTGCAAGTAACACGGGCAATCTATACtacttggtgattttagatgattattctcattatgtgtggacttttcctcttcgtcgtaaatccgatgctttagccacactcaccgccttttattcctatgtcaccacccagtttggtcgccccatacttgcactccaaaccgataacggaaaagagtttgacaacgtcgctctccgcacacttctcgcctctcacggcACCACCTTCCATCTAACTTGCCCCTACACCTCACAACAGAATGGCCGCGCCGAGCGTATCCtctgcactcttaatgactgcgttcgcacgttactctttcactctaacgtgcccGCTGTTTTGGCCCGATGCTCTCGCCACCGCCGCTCTTTTAGTTATCATTCGTCTGTGTCGCCCTcggtggaactacgcccctcaccacGTTCTCTTCGGTACACCGCCGTCCTACGACGGTCTCCGCATCTGTGGGTGTCTTTGTTATCCTAGCACTgcgtccaccacgccacacaaaCTCACACCACGTGGCGTCCCATGCGTCTTCCTTGGCTACccctaacaccaaaggttaccggtgctatgatcctgtcactcatcgtgtgtacacctcgaggcacGTGTATTTTGTCGAGACGGTGTTCCCGTTTTTTCAGGTTTCTCCGGTTTCGACTCCTTCGGCGCCGACCCCCGCGCCCCCTGCCTGGAGCGATGCGCGACGGCGCCCCCGGAGACCCACCCAGCACTGCGCCTTCTGCCTCTGTCGCCCGGTTTTTCGACTCCCTCCCCTGAGGTCGAGTCCGACCGGGCCCCGGGTCCCTATCTCCCTCCTACGAGGTTG
This DNA window, taken from Triticum aestivum cultivar Chinese Spring chromosome 1D, IWGSC CS RefSeq v2.1, whole genome shotgun sequence, encodes the following:
- the LOC123181403 gene encoding probable glutathione S-transferase GSTU6 — its product is MAAAAGGDEVKLLGVWDSPFVNRVQIVLNLKGISYEYVEEDLHSKGELLLASNPVHKKVPVLIHNGKPIPESQVIVQYIDEAWRGTGPSVLPADPHQRATARFWAAYVDDKVGSPWFTILFARKTEEKMEAAVRAISAMETLEGAFGESSGGKPFFGGDGIGFVDVVLGSYLGWFVVIEKMIGVKLLDAGRTPALAAWAQRFRMADAVKGVLPEDVDKVLEFLQTFLD